A genomic stretch from Anoplolepis gracilipes chromosome 16, ASM4749672v1, whole genome shotgun sequence includes:
- the Gls gene encoding glutaminase kidney isoform, mitochondrial isoform X4, whose translation MDDFEFSNRYSGTISDFKELPLRSFRTRDQDQATNAEDVLFDMFKSEPSGLLTVGKFLAALRTTGLRKNDPRLQELTDNLKKEHTKKNHENISHETQKLNREQFRRIISPNIVLISRAFRHQFIIPDWASFTKQIEDFYWKCKTNTEGKVASYIPQLARMNPEYWGVSVCTIDGQRFSIGDTTIPFTLQSCSKPLTYAIALDRLGPEVVHQYVGQEPSGRNFNELVLDHNKKPHNPMINAGAILVCSLLKTLVKPEMGLAEKFDFTMNYFKRLAGEENLGFNNAVFLSEREAADRNYALGFYMREYNCYPDKTNLREIMDYYFQCCAMEANCETMAVITATLANGGICPVTEEKVLTPDSVRDVLSLMHSCGMYDYSGQFAFKVGIPAKSGVSGSLLLVIPNVMGICTWSPPLDPLGNSCRGVQFCEELVGEFNFHRYDNLKHATNKKDPRRHKYETKGLSIVNLLFSAASGDVTAMRRHRLSGMDMTLSDYDGRTALHLAASEGHLDSVEFLIEQCGVPHNPKDRWGKRPIDEAETFGHSMVVEYLKNYAHTHDTELENKQKECIDDENDSCPKTQETAVQSPLP comes from the exons ATGGACGATTTTGAATTCAGTAATCGTTACAGTGGTACAATCAGTGATTTCAAAGAACTCCCGCTAAGATCTTTTCg tactCGAGATCAAGATCAAGCAACAAACGCTGAAGATGTTTTATTCGACATGTTTAAAAGTGAACCCTCTGGCCTCCTAACAGTGGGAAAATTTTTAGCT GCTTTAAGGACGACTGGCTTGCGGAAGAATGATCCTCGTCTGCAAGAACTTACGGATAATCTGAAAAAGGAACACACAaagaaaaatcatgaaaatatatcgcatgaaacgcaaaaattaaatagagaaCAATTTAGGAG AATTATAAGTCCCAATATCGTACTGATCTCGCGGGCGTTCAGGCATCAGTTCATAATTCCCGACTGGGCGAGTTTCACGAAGCAGATCGAggatttttattggaaatGCAAGACAAACACCGAGGGCAAGGTCGCGTCCTATATACCACAATTAGCCAGAATGAATCCGGAATACTGGGGCGTCTCTGTGTGCACCATCGACGGCCAGCGATTCAGTATCGGTGACACTACAATACCGTTCACTCTTCAAAGTTGTAGCAAACCTTTAACCTATGCGATAGCCCTGGACAGATTGGGTCCGGAAGTGGTACATCAATATGTTGGGCAAGAACCGTCCGGTAGAAATTTTAACGAGCTGGTGCTCGATCATAATA aaaagccGCACAATCCAATGATCAACGCTGGCGCGATATTAGTTTGCTCGCTTTTGAAAACGTTAGTCAAACCGGAAATGGGCCTGGCAGAGAAATTCGACTTTACAATGAACTACTTTAAGAGATTGGCTGGTGAAGAGAATCTCGGCTTCAACAACGCCGTTTTCTTATCGGAGCGAGAAGCAGCTGACCGAAATTACGCTTTAGGATTTTACATGAGGGAATATAACTGTTATCCAGACAAGACAAATTTGCGCGAAATTATGGATTATTATTTCCaa TGTTGCGCCATGGAAGCGAATTGCGAGACGATGGCAGTGATAACAGCTACTCTAGCAAACGGTGGTATATGTCCGGTTACTGAAGAAAAAGTGTTAACACCGGACAGTGTTCGTGACGTATTAAGTCTTATGCACAGCTGTGGCATGTACGACTATAGCGGACAATTTGCGTTCAAA GTTGGTATACCAGCGAAATCCGGTGTGTCGGGAAGCCTTTTGTTAGTAATTCCAAATGTCATGGGAATATGCACGTGGTCTCCACCGTTGGATCCGCTTGGAAATTCCTGTCGCGGTGTGCAGTTTTGCGAGGAGCTTGTGGGCGAATTTAACTTTCACAG ATATGATAACTTGAAGCATGCGACGAACAAGAAGGATCCTAGACGTCATAAATATGAAACGAAAGGTCTCTCGATCGTTAATCTTCTGTTTAGCGCTGCCAGTGGTGATGTCACAGCGATGAGAAG GCATCGACTGAGCGGGATGGATATGACACTGTCCGACTATGACGGTAGAACCGCGTTGCACTTGGCCGCCAGCGAAGGTCATCTGGACAGCGTCGAGTTTCTGATCGAGCAGTGCGGAGTCCCACATAATCCCAAGGACAG aTGGGGCAAACGACCAATCGACGAAGCCGAGACTTTCGGACATTCGATGGtagtagaatatttaaaaaattatgcccACACTCACGATACCGAGCTGGAGAACAAACAGAAGGAATGTATCGATGATGAGAACGATTCTTGTCCTAAAACGCAAGAAACGGCCGTACAATCACCATTAccgtga
- the Gls gene encoding glutaminase liver isoform, mitochondrial isoform X1 has protein sequence MQGARMLKIMRIGANEFRRLHSISKKRAVPTSTRFGNAKYLDAAFGTAVELEYSQTREYSFIHDSHYMYTRDQDQATNAEDVLFDMFKSEPSGLLTVGKFLAALRTTGLRKNDPRLQELTDNLKKEHTKKNHENISHETQKLNREQFRRIISPNIVLISRAFRHQFIIPDWASFTKQIEDFYWKCKTNTEGKVASYIPQLARMNPEYWGVSVCTIDGQRFSIGDTTIPFTLQSCSKPLTYAIALDRLGPEVVHQYVGQEPSGRNFNELVLDHNKKPHNPMINAGAILVCSLLKTLVKPEMGLAEKFDFTMNYFKRLAGEENLGFNNAVFLSEREAADRNYALGFYMREYNCYPDKTNLREIMDYYFQCCAMEANCETMAVITATLANGGICPVTEEKVLTPDSVRDVLSLMHSCGMYDYSGQFAFKVGIPAKSGVSGSLLLVIPNVMGICTWSPPLDPLGNSCRGVQFCEELVGEFNFHRYDNLKHATNKKDPRRHKYETKGLSIVNLLFSAASGDVTAMRRHRLSGMDMTLSDYDGRTALHLAASEGHLDSVEFLIEQCGVPHNPKDRWGKRPIDEAETFGHSMVVEYLKNYAHTHDTELENKQKECIDDENDSCPKTQETAVQSPLP, from the exons ATGCAGGGAGCGAGGATGCTGAAGATCATGAGAATCGGAGCAAACGAATTCAGAAGACTGCATTCTATCAGCAAG AAACGTGCTGTACCAACATCCACGAGATTTGGAAATGCAAAATATCTGGATGCCGCTTTCGGAACTGCAGTGGAATTAGAATATTCCCAGACACG CGAATACAGCTTCATTCATGACAGCCACTATATGTA tactCGAGATCAAGATCAAGCAACAAACGCTGAAGATGTTTTATTCGACATGTTTAAAAGTGAACCCTCTGGCCTCCTAACAGTGGGAAAATTTTTAGCT GCTTTAAGGACGACTGGCTTGCGGAAGAATGATCCTCGTCTGCAAGAACTTACGGATAATCTGAAAAAGGAACACACAaagaaaaatcatgaaaatatatcgcatgaaacgcaaaaattaaatagagaaCAATTTAGGAG AATTATAAGTCCCAATATCGTACTGATCTCGCGGGCGTTCAGGCATCAGTTCATAATTCCCGACTGGGCGAGTTTCACGAAGCAGATCGAggatttttattggaaatGCAAGACAAACACCGAGGGCAAGGTCGCGTCCTATATACCACAATTAGCCAGAATGAATCCGGAATACTGGGGCGTCTCTGTGTGCACCATCGACGGCCAGCGATTCAGTATCGGTGACACTACAATACCGTTCACTCTTCAAAGTTGTAGCAAACCTTTAACCTATGCGATAGCCCTGGACAGATTGGGTCCGGAAGTGGTACATCAATATGTTGGGCAAGAACCGTCCGGTAGAAATTTTAACGAGCTGGTGCTCGATCATAATA aaaagccGCACAATCCAATGATCAACGCTGGCGCGATATTAGTTTGCTCGCTTTTGAAAACGTTAGTCAAACCGGAAATGGGCCTGGCAGAGAAATTCGACTTTACAATGAACTACTTTAAGAGATTGGCTGGTGAAGAGAATCTCGGCTTCAACAACGCCGTTTTCTTATCGGAGCGAGAAGCAGCTGACCGAAATTACGCTTTAGGATTTTACATGAGGGAATATAACTGTTATCCAGACAAGACAAATTTGCGCGAAATTATGGATTATTATTTCCaa TGTTGCGCCATGGAAGCGAATTGCGAGACGATGGCAGTGATAACAGCTACTCTAGCAAACGGTGGTATATGTCCGGTTACTGAAGAAAAAGTGTTAACACCGGACAGTGTTCGTGACGTATTAAGTCTTATGCACAGCTGTGGCATGTACGACTATAGCGGACAATTTGCGTTCAAA GTTGGTATACCAGCGAAATCCGGTGTGTCGGGAAGCCTTTTGTTAGTAATTCCAAATGTCATGGGAATATGCACGTGGTCTCCACCGTTGGATCCGCTTGGAAATTCCTGTCGCGGTGTGCAGTTTTGCGAGGAGCTTGTGGGCGAATTTAACTTTCACAG ATATGATAACTTGAAGCATGCGACGAACAAGAAGGATCCTAGACGTCATAAATATGAAACGAAAGGTCTCTCGATCGTTAATCTTCTGTTTAGCGCTGCCAGTGGTGATGTCACAGCGATGAGAAG GCATCGACTGAGCGGGATGGATATGACACTGTCCGACTATGACGGTAGAACCGCGTTGCACTTGGCCGCCAGCGAAGGTCATCTGGACAGCGTCGAGTTTCTGATCGAGCAGTGCGGAGTCCCACATAATCCCAAGGACAG aTGGGGCAAACGACCAATCGACGAAGCCGAGACTTTCGGACATTCGATGGtagtagaatatttaaaaaattatgcccACACTCACGATACCGAGCTGGAGAACAAACAGAAGGAATGTATCGATGATGAGAACGATTCTTGTCCTAAAACGCAAGAAACGGCCGTACAATCACCATTAccgtga
- the Gls gene encoding glutaminase kidney isoform, mitochondrial isoform X5, whose product MYTRDQDQATNAEDVLFDMFKSEPSGLLTVGKFLAALRTTGLRKNDPRLQELTDNLKKEHTKKNHENISHETQKLNREQFRRIISPNIVLISRAFRHQFIIPDWASFTKQIEDFYWKCKTNTEGKVASYIPQLARMNPEYWGVSVCTIDGQRFSIGDTTIPFTLQSCSKPLTYAIALDRLGPEVVHQYVGQEPSGRNFNELVLDHNKKPHNPMINAGAILVCSLLKTLVKPEMGLAEKFDFTMNYFKRLAGEENLGFNNAVFLSEREAADRNYALGFYMREYNCYPDKTNLREIMDYYFQCCAMEANCETMAVITATLANGGICPVTEEKVLTPDSVRDVLSLMHSCGMYDYSGQFAFKVGIPAKSGVSGSLLLVIPNVMGICTWSPPLDPLGNSCRGVQFCEELVGEFNFHRYDNLKHATNKKDPRRHKYETKGLSIVNLLFSAASGDVTAMRRHRLSGMDMTLSDYDGRTALHLAASEGHLDSVEFLIEQCGVPHNPKDRWGKRPIDEAETFGHSMVVEYLKNYAHTHDTELENKQKECIDDENDSCPKTQETAVQSPLP is encoded by the exons ATGTA tactCGAGATCAAGATCAAGCAACAAACGCTGAAGATGTTTTATTCGACATGTTTAAAAGTGAACCCTCTGGCCTCCTAACAGTGGGAAAATTTTTAGCT GCTTTAAGGACGACTGGCTTGCGGAAGAATGATCCTCGTCTGCAAGAACTTACGGATAATCTGAAAAAGGAACACACAaagaaaaatcatgaaaatatatcgcatgaaacgcaaaaattaaatagagaaCAATTTAGGAG AATTATAAGTCCCAATATCGTACTGATCTCGCGGGCGTTCAGGCATCAGTTCATAATTCCCGACTGGGCGAGTTTCACGAAGCAGATCGAggatttttattggaaatGCAAGACAAACACCGAGGGCAAGGTCGCGTCCTATATACCACAATTAGCCAGAATGAATCCGGAATACTGGGGCGTCTCTGTGTGCACCATCGACGGCCAGCGATTCAGTATCGGTGACACTACAATACCGTTCACTCTTCAAAGTTGTAGCAAACCTTTAACCTATGCGATAGCCCTGGACAGATTGGGTCCGGAAGTGGTACATCAATATGTTGGGCAAGAACCGTCCGGTAGAAATTTTAACGAGCTGGTGCTCGATCATAATA aaaagccGCACAATCCAATGATCAACGCTGGCGCGATATTAGTTTGCTCGCTTTTGAAAACGTTAGTCAAACCGGAAATGGGCCTGGCAGAGAAATTCGACTTTACAATGAACTACTTTAAGAGATTGGCTGGTGAAGAGAATCTCGGCTTCAACAACGCCGTTTTCTTATCGGAGCGAGAAGCAGCTGACCGAAATTACGCTTTAGGATTTTACATGAGGGAATATAACTGTTATCCAGACAAGACAAATTTGCGCGAAATTATGGATTATTATTTCCaa TGTTGCGCCATGGAAGCGAATTGCGAGACGATGGCAGTGATAACAGCTACTCTAGCAAACGGTGGTATATGTCCGGTTACTGAAGAAAAAGTGTTAACACCGGACAGTGTTCGTGACGTATTAAGTCTTATGCACAGCTGTGGCATGTACGACTATAGCGGACAATTTGCGTTCAAA GTTGGTATACCAGCGAAATCCGGTGTGTCGGGAAGCCTTTTGTTAGTAATTCCAAATGTCATGGGAATATGCACGTGGTCTCCACCGTTGGATCCGCTTGGAAATTCCTGTCGCGGTGTGCAGTTTTGCGAGGAGCTTGTGGGCGAATTTAACTTTCACAG ATATGATAACTTGAAGCATGCGACGAACAAGAAGGATCCTAGACGTCATAAATATGAAACGAAAGGTCTCTCGATCGTTAATCTTCTGTTTAGCGCTGCCAGTGGTGATGTCACAGCGATGAGAAG GCATCGACTGAGCGGGATGGATATGACACTGTCCGACTATGACGGTAGAACCGCGTTGCACTTGGCCGCCAGCGAAGGTCATCTGGACAGCGTCGAGTTTCTGATCGAGCAGTGCGGAGTCCCACATAATCCCAAGGACAG aTGGGGCAAACGACCAATCGACGAAGCCGAGACTTTCGGACATTCGATGGtagtagaatatttaaaaaattatgcccACACTCACGATACCGAGCTGGAGAACAAACAGAAGGAATGTATCGATGATGAGAACGATTCTTGTCCTAAAACGCAAGAAACGGCCGTACAATCACCATTAccgtga
- the Gls gene encoding glutaminase kidney isoform, mitochondrial isoform X3, which produces MPYIKAIEYDSKSNRQLAKVSEDYAIKSKVACSIWVEKKNDRSTRMLARFLSTRDQDQATNAEDVLFDMFKSEPSGLLTVGKFLAALRTTGLRKNDPRLQELTDNLKKEHTKKNHENISHETQKLNREQFRRIISPNIVLISRAFRHQFIIPDWASFTKQIEDFYWKCKTNTEGKVASYIPQLARMNPEYWGVSVCTIDGQRFSIGDTTIPFTLQSCSKPLTYAIALDRLGPEVVHQYVGQEPSGRNFNELVLDHNKKPHNPMINAGAILVCSLLKTLVKPEMGLAEKFDFTMNYFKRLAGEENLGFNNAVFLSEREAADRNYALGFYMREYNCYPDKTNLREIMDYYFQCCAMEANCETMAVITATLANGGICPVTEEKVLTPDSVRDVLSLMHSCGMYDYSGQFAFKVGIPAKSGVSGSLLLVIPNVMGICTWSPPLDPLGNSCRGVQFCEELVGEFNFHRYDNLKHATNKKDPRRHKYETKGLSIVNLLFSAASGDVTAMRRHRLSGMDMTLSDYDGRTALHLAASEGHLDSVEFLIEQCGVPHNPKDRWGKRPIDEAETFGHSMVVEYLKNYAHTHDTELENKQKECIDDENDSCPKTQETAVQSPLP; this is translated from the exons ATGCCTTACATCAAGGCGATCGAATACGATTCCAAATCTAATCGCCAGTTGGCTAAAGTCTCGGAAGATTATGCGATCAAATCGAAAGTTGCGTGTTCGATTTGGGTGGAGAAGAAAAATGATCGATCCACCAGGATGTTGGCTCGCTTCCTTAG tactCGAGATCAAGATCAAGCAACAAACGCTGAAGATGTTTTATTCGACATGTTTAAAAGTGAACCCTCTGGCCTCCTAACAGTGGGAAAATTTTTAGCT GCTTTAAGGACGACTGGCTTGCGGAAGAATGATCCTCGTCTGCAAGAACTTACGGATAATCTGAAAAAGGAACACACAaagaaaaatcatgaaaatatatcgcatgaaacgcaaaaattaaatagagaaCAATTTAGGAG AATTATAAGTCCCAATATCGTACTGATCTCGCGGGCGTTCAGGCATCAGTTCATAATTCCCGACTGGGCGAGTTTCACGAAGCAGATCGAggatttttattggaaatGCAAGACAAACACCGAGGGCAAGGTCGCGTCCTATATACCACAATTAGCCAGAATGAATCCGGAATACTGGGGCGTCTCTGTGTGCACCATCGACGGCCAGCGATTCAGTATCGGTGACACTACAATACCGTTCACTCTTCAAAGTTGTAGCAAACCTTTAACCTATGCGATAGCCCTGGACAGATTGGGTCCGGAAGTGGTACATCAATATGTTGGGCAAGAACCGTCCGGTAGAAATTTTAACGAGCTGGTGCTCGATCATAATA aaaagccGCACAATCCAATGATCAACGCTGGCGCGATATTAGTTTGCTCGCTTTTGAAAACGTTAGTCAAACCGGAAATGGGCCTGGCAGAGAAATTCGACTTTACAATGAACTACTTTAAGAGATTGGCTGGTGAAGAGAATCTCGGCTTCAACAACGCCGTTTTCTTATCGGAGCGAGAAGCAGCTGACCGAAATTACGCTTTAGGATTTTACATGAGGGAATATAACTGTTATCCAGACAAGACAAATTTGCGCGAAATTATGGATTATTATTTCCaa TGTTGCGCCATGGAAGCGAATTGCGAGACGATGGCAGTGATAACAGCTACTCTAGCAAACGGTGGTATATGTCCGGTTACTGAAGAAAAAGTGTTAACACCGGACAGTGTTCGTGACGTATTAAGTCTTATGCACAGCTGTGGCATGTACGACTATAGCGGACAATTTGCGTTCAAA GTTGGTATACCAGCGAAATCCGGTGTGTCGGGAAGCCTTTTGTTAGTAATTCCAAATGTCATGGGAATATGCACGTGGTCTCCACCGTTGGATCCGCTTGGAAATTCCTGTCGCGGTGTGCAGTTTTGCGAGGAGCTTGTGGGCGAATTTAACTTTCACAG ATATGATAACTTGAAGCATGCGACGAACAAGAAGGATCCTAGACGTCATAAATATGAAACGAAAGGTCTCTCGATCGTTAATCTTCTGTTTAGCGCTGCCAGTGGTGATGTCACAGCGATGAGAAG GCATCGACTGAGCGGGATGGATATGACACTGTCCGACTATGACGGTAGAACCGCGTTGCACTTGGCCGCCAGCGAAGGTCATCTGGACAGCGTCGAGTTTCTGATCGAGCAGTGCGGAGTCCCACATAATCCCAAGGACAG aTGGGGCAAACGACCAATCGACGAAGCCGAGACTTTCGGACATTCGATGGtagtagaatatttaaaaaattatgcccACACTCACGATACCGAGCTGGAGAACAAACAGAAGGAATGTATCGATGATGAGAACGATTCTTGTCCTAAAACGCAAGAAACGGCCGTACAATCACCATTAccgtga
- the Gls gene encoding glutaminase liver isoform, mitochondrial isoform X2: protein MPYIKAIEYDSKSNRQLAKVSEDYAIKSKVACSIWVEKKNDRSTRMLARFLSEYSFIHDSHYMYTRDQDQATNAEDVLFDMFKSEPSGLLTVGKFLAALRTTGLRKNDPRLQELTDNLKKEHTKKNHENISHETQKLNREQFRRIISPNIVLISRAFRHQFIIPDWASFTKQIEDFYWKCKTNTEGKVASYIPQLARMNPEYWGVSVCTIDGQRFSIGDTTIPFTLQSCSKPLTYAIALDRLGPEVVHQYVGQEPSGRNFNELVLDHNKKPHNPMINAGAILVCSLLKTLVKPEMGLAEKFDFTMNYFKRLAGEENLGFNNAVFLSEREAADRNYALGFYMREYNCYPDKTNLREIMDYYFQCCAMEANCETMAVITATLANGGICPVTEEKVLTPDSVRDVLSLMHSCGMYDYSGQFAFKVGIPAKSGVSGSLLLVIPNVMGICTWSPPLDPLGNSCRGVQFCEELVGEFNFHRYDNLKHATNKKDPRRHKYETKGLSIVNLLFSAASGDVTAMRRHRLSGMDMTLSDYDGRTALHLAASEGHLDSVEFLIEQCGVPHNPKDRWGKRPIDEAETFGHSMVVEYLKNYAHTHDTELENKQKECIDDENDSCPKTQETAVQSPLP from the exons ATGCCTTACATCAAGGCGATCGAATACGATTCCAAATCTAATCGCCAGTTGGCTAAAGTCTCGGAAGATTATGCGATCAAATCGAAAGTTGCGTGTTCGATTTGGGTGGAGAAGAAAAATGATCGATCCACCAGGATGTTGGCTCGCTTCCTTAG CGAATACAGCTTCATTCATGACAGCCACTATATGTA tactCGAGATCAAGATCAAGCAACAAACGCTGAAGATGTTTTATTCGACATGTTTAAAAGTGAACCCTCTGGCCTCCTAACAGTGGGAAAATTTTTAGCT GCTTTAAGGACGACTGGCTTGCGGAAGAATGATCCTCGTCTGCAAGAACTTACGGATAATCTGAAAAAGGAACACACAaagaaaaatcatgaaaatatatcgcatgaaacgcaaaaattaaatagagaaCAATTTAGGAG AATTATAAGTCCCAATATCGTACTGATCTCGCGGGCGTTCAGGCATCAGTTCATAATTCCCGACTGGGCGAGTTTCACGAAGCAGATCGAggatttttattggaaatGCAAGACAAACACCGAGGGCAAGGTCGCGTCCTATATACCACAATTAGCCAGAATGAATCCGGAATACTGGGGCGTCTCTGTGTGCACCATCGACGGCCAGCGATTCAGTATCGGTGACACTACAATACCGTTCACTCTTCAAAGTTGTAGCAAACCTTTAACCTATGCGATAGCCCTGGACAGATTGGGTCCGGAAGTGGTACATCAATATGTTGGGCAAGAACCGTCCGGTAGAAATTTTAACGAGCTGGTGCTCGATCATAATA aaaagccGCACAATCCAATGATCAACGCTGGCGCGATATTAGTTTGCTCGCTTTTGAAAACGTTAGTCAAACCGGAAATGGGCCTGGCAGAGAAATTCGACTTTACAATGAACTACTTTAAGAGATTGGCTGGTGAAGAGAATCTCGGCTTCAACAACGCCGTTTTCTTATCGGAGCGAGAAGCAGCTGACCGAAATTACGCTTTAGGATTTTACATGAGGGAATATAACTGTTATCCAGACAAGACAAATTTGCGCGAAATTATGGATTATTATTTCCaa TGTTGCGCCATGGAAGCGAATTGCGAGACGATGGCAGTGATAACAGCTACTCTAGCAAACGGTGGTATATGTCCGGTTACTGAAGAAAAAGTGTTAACACCGGACAGTGTTCGTGACGTATTAAGTCTTATGCACAGCTGTGGCATGTACGACTATAGCGGACAATTTGCGTTCAAA GTTGGTATACCAGCGAAATCCGGTGTGTCGGGAAGCCTTTTGTTAGTAATTCCAAATGTCATGGGAATATGCACGTGGTCTCCACCGTTGGATCCGCTTGGAAATTCCTGTCGCGGTGTGCAGTTTTGCGAGGAGCTTGTGGGCGAATTTAACTTTCACAG ATATGATAACTTGAAGCATGCGACGAACAAGAAGGATCCTAGACGTCATAAATATGAAACGAAAGGTCTCTCGATCGTTAATCTTCTGTTTAGCGCTGCCAGTGGTGATGTCACAGCGATGAGAAG GCATCGACTGAGCGGGATGGATATGACACTGTCCGACTATGACGGTAGAACCGCGTTGCACTTGGCCGCCAGCGAAGGTCATCTGGACAGCGTCGAGTTTCTGATCGAGCAGTGCGGAGTCCCACATAATCCCAAGGACAG aTGGGGCAAACGACCAATCGACGAAGCCGAGACTTTCGGACATTCGATGGtagtagaatatttaaaaaattatgcccACACTCACGATACCGAGCTGGAGAACAAACAGAAGGAATGTATCGATGATGAGAACGATTCTTGTCCTAAAACGCAAGAAACGGCCGTACAATCACCATTAccgtga